A single region of the Labeo rohita strain BAU-BD-2019 chromosome 3, IGBB_LRoh.1.0, whole genome shotgun sequence genome encodes:
- the psmd11a gene encoding 26S proteasome non-ATPase regulatory subunit 11A has product MAAAAVEFQRAQSLLSTDRNASIDILHAIVKRDIQDNDEEAVRVKEQSILELGGLLAKTGQAAELGGLLKYVRPFLNSISKAKAARLVRSLLDMFLDMEAATGQEVELCLECIEWAKSEKRTFLRQALEARLVSLYFDTKRYQEALQLGSQLLQELKKMDDKALLVELQLLESKTYHALSNLPKARAALTSARTTANAIYCPPKLQAALDMQSGIIHAAEEKDWKTAYSYFYEAFEGYDSIDSPRAITALKYMLLCKIMLNSPEDVQALISGKLALRYAGRQTDALKCVAQASKNRSLADFEKALTEYKAELRDDPIISTHLAKLYDNLLEQNLIRVIEPFSRVQIEHISELIKLSKGDVERKLSQMILDQKFHGILDQGEGVLIVFDEPPVDKTYEAALETIQNMSKVVDSLYNKAKKLT; this is encoded by the exons ATGGCGGCTGCGGCGGTAGAGTTTCAGAGAGCACAGTCGCTGCTCAGTACGGATAGGAATGCGTCCATTGACATTTTACATGCTATCG TCAAACGAGACATCCAAGACAATGACGAAGAGGCTGTGCGTGTCAAAGAACAGAGTATCTTGGAGCTGGGCGGACTGCTGGCCAAGACTGGACAAGCTGCTG AATTGGGAGGTTTGCTAAAGTATGTCCGACCATTCCTGAACTCCATCAGCAAAGCAAAGGCAGCACGGTTGGTGCGCTCTCTGCTCGATATGTTTTTGGACATGGAGGCAGCTACTGGTCAGGAGGTGGAGTTATGCTTGGAGTGCATTGAATGGGCCAAATCAGAGAAGAGGACCTTTCTACGACAGGCCCTGGAG GCCCGTCTGGTCTCTTTATACTTTGACACCAAACGTTACCAAGAGGCTCTACAGCTTG GCTCTCAGCTCCTGCAAGAGCTGAAGAAGATGGATGATAAAGCTCTGCTGGTAGAGCTCCAGCTGCTGGAAAGCAAGACGTATCATGCACTAAGCAACTTGCCCAAGGCCAGAGCGGCTCTCACCTCTGCCAGGACCACAGCAAACGCCATCTACTGCCCCCCAAAGCTGCAGGCTGCTCTAGACATGCAGTCAG GCATTATTCACGCTGCTGAGGAGAAGGACTGGAAGACGGCGTATTCATACTTTTATGAGGCTTTTGAAGGCTATGACTCTATTGACAGTCCTCGTGCCATTACTGCGCTCAAGTACATGCTCCTCTGCAAGATCATGCTCAACTC GCCAGAGGATGTGCAGGCCCTGATCAGCGGAAAGCTTGCCCTCAGATATGCTGGCAGACAG ACAGATGCACTTAAATGTGTGGCCCAAGCCAGCAAGAACAGGTCACTTGCCGACTTTGAGAAG GCTTTAACAGAATACAAAGCTGAGCTACGGGATGATCCCATCATCAGCACCCACCTGGCCAAACTCTATGACAATCTGCTGGAACAAAACCTAATAAGGGTCATCGAGCCCTTCTCCAGAGTGCAG ATTGAACACATTTCTGAGCTAATAAAACTCTCCAAG GGGGATGTTGAAAGGAAATTGTCACAGATGATTTTAGACCAGAAATTCCATG GAATCCTTGACCAAGGGGAAGGTGTCCTGATTGTATTTGACGAACCTCCAGTAGACAAAACATATGAAGCCGCCCTTGAAACAATTCAGAACATGAGCAAAGTAGTGGACTCGCTCTACAACAAAGCCAAGAAACTGACATAG